A region from the Pelobates fuscus isolate aPelFus1 chromosome 1, aPelFus1.pri, whole genome shotgun sequence genome encodes:
- the LOC134611769 gene encoding zinc finger and BTB domain-containing protein 8A-like, protein MDFSSHHTRLLQQLDDQRQRDLFCDCNILVEGKMFKAHRNVLFASSGYFKMLLSQSCKDVGQPTTATFDVFSADTFTAILDYVYSGKLPLSGQNVIEVMSAASYLQMTDVINVCKMFIKSSLDINEKDKDGFFSLSDKDSGSNGCGLYAAGWRTENSPTHAHEAAEHGGFIAGYNYPPPIISRLQRPFSKHSRKPEYVRKHRRRLMPEPLTQASISSLPLGDLVGGSAECMMHDEESRDCATNEEESSSQAARLGSKGEEEDEEALTHSWPDSPQNVESGDQDVMPQISKADELYKAMPTILGVSTGWSEDDLSPVRFKCPFCTHTVKRKADLKRHLRCHTGERPYPCEACGKRFTRLEHLRNHFQTIHEAGKLICRRCKLPVTNMTGRVIQDGTRRYRLCHTCLTEAGLDNVSFDFGDDQPLVLPPESEREQGWSFKEDGREENGSDQPESDLVMHTVDSEEEESKSKIKCVVGM, encoded by the exons ATGGATTTCTCCTCTCATCACACTCGCCTCCTGCAGCAATTGGATGATCAGCGGCAGAGAGATCTATTCTGCGACTGTAATATTCTAGTGGAGGGGAAGATGTTTAAGGCTCACCGTAATGTTCTGTTTGCTAGCAGTGGTTACTTCAAAATGCTTCTGTCTCAAAGCTGCAAAGATGTGGGACAGCCTACCACAGCCACCTTTGACGTCTTTTCTGCAGACACATTTACTGCCATACTTGATTATGTATACTCTGGCAAGCTTCCTCTTTCGGGCCAAAATGTTATTGAAGTTATGTCCGCAGCCAGTTATCTGCAGATGACTGATGTGATAAATGTGTGCAAGATGTTCATTAAATCTTCTTTGGATATCAATGAGAAGGACAAGGATGGTTTCTTCAGCCTGTCCGATAAAGATTCTGGCAGTAATGGCTGTGGACTCTATGCAGCAGGGTGGAGGACTGAAAACAGCCCAACACATGCCCATGAGGCAGCAGAACATGGTGGATTCATTGCTGGATACAATTACCCACCTCCCATCATCTCCAGGTTGCAACGTCCATTCAGCAAGCATTCACGCAAACCAGAATATGTGCGTAAACACCGCAGACGTCTGATGCCCGAGCCATTGACTCAGGCTTCTATTTCATCTCTCCCATTGGGTGACCTTGTTGGAGGTTCTGCAGAGTGCATGATGCATGATGAGGAGTCAAGAGATTGTGCAACAAATGAAGAGGAGTCCTCATCTCAAGCTGCTAGACTGGGTTCTAAGGGAGAGGAAGAGGATGAAGAGGCCTTAACACATAGCTGGCCGGATTCACCACAGAATGTGGAATCTGGAGACCAAGATGTCATGCCACAGATTTCAAAGGCAGATGAACTATACAAGGCAATGCCAACAATCCTGGGTGTTTCTACTGGATGGAGTGAAG ATGATCTAAGCCCGGTTAGATTTAAGTGCCCCTTTTGCACCCACACTGTAAAACGAAAAGCAGATCTTAAACGGCACCTGCGCTGCCATACGGGAGAGCGCCCATACCCCTGCGAGGCTTGTGGCAAAAGATTCACGCGCCTGGAGCATCTAAGAAACCACTTCCAAACT ATCCATGAAGCTGGTAAGCTCATCTGTCGACGGTGCAAGCTCCCAGTGACAAACATGACTGGTCGTGTTATTCAAGATGGGACTAGACGATACCGTCTTTGTCACACATGCCTAACAGAAGCTGGCTTGGACAATGTGAGCTTTGATTTTGGAGATGACCAACCCCTCGTTTTGCCACCAgagagtgagagggagcagggctggAGTTTCAAAGAAGATGGGAGAGAAGAGAATGGGAGTGATCAACCAGAATCAGATTTGGTCATGCATACAGTAGACAGTGAAGAGGAAGAATCAAAATCCAAAATCAAATGTGTAGTTGGCATGTAG